The Kordia sp. SMS9 genome window below encodes:
- a CDS encoding energy transducer TonB: MKNFFLLMLFVGSAHVGFAQKSTPPQPPPSTPFAEGCEDVSDPYYCTDKKLRDLAFEALAQSDIDQILLKTEKDTIFMNTKLYFYKNRELATDVSSVRFHERELTFFEVDLSFSLEDIPIKPTAEEKPRKTGFASYLFLKIDRENKKLIPLPDYEPERIPFSGPDRYIVYPGCESKKNNKDLRKCMSQNISKHVAEYFDTELATKLNLKGIQRIYVIFTVDKDGAIIKVNAKAPHPKLAREARRVVKLLPEMKPGELENTPIALRYTLPIIFKVQ, from the coding sequence ATGAAAAACTTTTTTTTACTAATGCTTTTTGTTGGATCAGCACATGTTGGTTTTGCACAAAAATCAACACCGCCACAACCGCCACCATCCACACCTTTTGCAGAAGGTTGCGAAGATGTTTCTGATCCGTATTATTGTACAGATAAAAAACTTCGAGATCTTGCTTTTGAAGCATTAGCGCAAAGTGATATTGATCAAATTCTGCTGAAGACCGAAAAAGACACTATCTTTATGAACACCAAACTCTATTTTTATAAAAACAGAGAGTTAGCAACTGACGTTTCTTCCGTAAGGTTTCATGAACGCGAATTAACATTTTTTGAAGTTGATTTGAGTTTTTCTTTGGAAGACATACCAATCAAACCTACTGCTGAAGAAAAACCGAGAAAGACTGGTTTTGCAAGTTATCTTTTTTTAAAGATTGATCGTGAAAACAAAAAATTGATTCCTTTACCCGATTACGAACCTGAAAGAATTCCGTTTAGCGGTCCCGATAGATACATTGTGTATCCAGGTTGTGAATCTAAAAAAAACAACAAAGACTTGCGAAAATGTATGTCGCAAAATATTTCAAAACATGTTGCTGAATATTTTGACACCGAATTGGCAACCAAGCTCAATTTAAAAGGAATTCAAAGAATTTATGTGATTTTCACGGTTGATAAAGATGGAGCAATCATCAAAGTTAACGCCAAAGCACCACATCCAAAACTTGCAAGAGAAGCTAGAAGAGTTGTAAAATTGCTTCCTGAAATGAAACCTGGAGAATTAGAGAATACACCTATTGCCTTACGCTATACACTTCCCATTATTTTTAAAGTTCAGTAA
- a CDS encoding thymidylate synthase: MRQYLDLVKHVLAHGNEKGDRTGTGTKSVFGYQMRFDLNEGFPMVTTKKLHLKSIIHELLWFIKGDTNVKYLQENGVRIWNEWADENGDLGPVYGHQWRNWNSESIDQLSEVIETLKNNPNSRRMMVSAWNPSVLPDTSVSFSENVANGKAALPPCHAFFQFYVADGKLSCQLYQRSADVFLGVPFNIASYALLTMMMAKVCGYEYGDFIHTFGDAHIYSNHFEQVELQLTREPYPLPTMKINPDVKSIFDFTFEDFELVNYKHHPRIKGAVAI; encoded by the coding sequence ATGAGACAATATTTAGATCTTGTAAAACATGTATTAGCACACGGAAATGAAAAAGGAGATCGTACAGGAACTGGAACGAAAAGTGTATTTGGTTACCAAATGCGTTTTGATCTCAACGAAGGTTTTCCGATGGTTACGACTAAAAAACTGCATTTAAAATCCATTATTCATGAATTGTTATGGTTTATTAAAGGAGATACCAATGTAAAATATTTGCAAGAAAACGGTGTGCGTATTTGGAACGAATGGGCAGACGAAAATGGCGATTTAGGTCCTGTATACGGACATCAATGGCGCAATTGGAATAGTGAAAGTATTGATCAACTCTCAGAAGTGATTGAAACTTTAAAAAACAATCCAAATAGCAGACGCATGATGGTTTCTGCCTGGAATCCGAGTGTACTGCCCGATACTTCTGTGTCTTTTAGTGAAAATGTAGCCAATGGAAAAGCTGCGTTGCCGCCATGTCATGCATTTTTTCAATTTTACGTGGCTGATGGAAAATTATCGTGTCAGTTGTATCAACGAAGTGCGGATGTATTTTTAGGCGTTCCGTTCAATATTGCTTCATACGCGTTGTTAACGATGATGATGGCAAAAGTTTGCGGATATGAATATGGCGATTTTATTCACACGTTTGGTGATGCGCATATTTACAGCAATCATTTTGAGCAAGTGGAATTACAGCTTACACGTGAACCGTATCCGTTGCCAACGATGAAGATTAACCCAGATGTAAAAAGTATTTTCGACTTTACTTTTGAAGATTTTGAATTGGTCAATTACAAACATCATCCGCGAATTAAAGGTGCAGTTGCGATTTAA
- a CDS encoding nucleoside transporter C-terminal domain-containing protein, whose amino-acid sequence MQKFVASILTVFCVLFHVSAQETEIDGTWNFSSIQNAQSESIIPVTNADKLNLEAGEFQYQLAAKNNLKASGDYIYQNNLLVFYYNQPNDTIRKYKITSLNDSTLVFKEKGVSYQFSRAKEKEVKAVTAITNTDQTSDIKPSEGFSTNSLLRGVLGMLVLLIIAFLCSSNRKAINWKTVGLGLAFQLIIAIGVLKVGFVQTGFEFVGQLFIEILEYTKAGSTFLFGGMMNEKSYGFIFAFQVLPTIIFFSALTSVLFYLGIIQVVVKGMALVLTKLLGISGTESLSVAGNIFLGQTEAPLLIKAYLERMTKSEILLVMVGGMATVAGAVLAAYIGFLGGSDPELQLVYAKHLLAASVMAAPGAIVISKMLFPQTEKINNDVKVSQEKIGSNILDAIANGTTEGLKLAVNVGAMLLVFVAFIAMINGILGWVGDITSLNSWMAANTVYSEFSLEAILGTVFAPLMWLIGVAMEDIMQMGQLLGVKLAASEFVGYIQLAELKDVANASHLTYEKSIIMATYMLCGFANFASIGIQIGGIGSLAPGQRKTLSEFGIKALIGGTIASLISATIAGMLIG is encoded by the coding sequence ATGCAGAAATTTGTAGCAAGTATTCTAACAGTATTCTGTGTGCTTTTTCATGTAAGCGCGCAAGAAACTGAAATTGATGGAACGTGGAATTTTAGCAGCATTCAAAACGCACAAAGCGAAAGTATCATTCCCGTTACCAATGCAGACAAACTGAACTTAGAAGCAGGTGAATTTCAATATCAACTTGCCGCTAAAAACAATCTAAAAGCCAGCGGAGATTATATTTATCAGAATAATTTATTGGTTTTTTATTACAACCAACCAAACGATACCATTCGTAAATATAAAATCACTTCTCTGAATGATTCTACCTTAGTTTTTAAAGAAAAAGGTGTTTCGTATCAATTCAGTAGAGCAAAAGAGAAGGAAGTAAAAGCGGTTACAGCAATTACCAACACAGATCAAACTAGCGATATAAAACCAAGCGAAGGATTCAGTACGAATAGTTTACTACGTGGTGTTTTGGGAATGTTAGTCTTGCTAATCATTGCATTTTTATGCAGTAGCAATCGAAAAGCCATCAACTGGAAAACCGTTGGTTTAGGGTTGGCATTTCAATTAATTATAGCCATTGGTGTATTGAAAGTTGGCTTTGTACAAACTGGATTTGAATTTGTTGGACAATTGTTCATTGAAATATTAGAATATACCAAAGCTGGAAGTACATTTTTATTTGGTGGTATGATGAATGAAAAGTCGTATGGATTTATTTTTGCTTTTCAAGTATTGCCTACCATCATCTTCTTCTCGGCACTTACCTCTGTATTATTTTACTTAGGAATTATTCAAGTCGTTGTAAAAGGAATGGCATTGGTTTTAACGAAATTATTAGGTATTTCAGGTACAGAAAGTTTGTCTGTTGCCGGAAATATCTTTTTAGGGCAAACCGAAGCACCCTTATTGATTAAAGCCTATTTAGAAAGAATGACTAAATCTGAAATTTTATTGGTCATGGTCGGAGGAATGGCGACAGTAGCTGGTGCCGTTTTGGCAGCATATATTGGGTTTTTAGGAGGAAGCGATCCCGAATTACAACTTGTCTACGCAAAACACTTATTAGCTGCTTCTGTAATGGCTGCGCCAGGTGCGATTGTCATTTCTAAAATGCTGTTCCCGCAGACGGAAAAAATTAATAATGACGTAAAAGTTTCTCAAGAAAAAATAGGTTCTAACATTTTAGATGCTATTGCTAATGGTACGACAGAAGGCTTAAAATTAGCAGTAAATGTCGGAGCCATGCTATTAGTATTTGTGGCTTTTATTGCCATGATTAACGGAATTTTAGGCTGGGTTGGAGACATTACATCCTTAAATAGTTGGATGGCAGCAAATACAGTATACTCCGAATTCTCACTAGAAGCGATACTAGGAACTGTTTTTGCGCCCTTAATGTGGTTGATTGGTGTTGCCATGGAAGATATTATGCAGATGGGACAACTCTTAGGTGTAAAACTCGCCGCAAGTGAATTTGTAGGTTATATTCAATTAGCAGAATTAAAAGATGTTGCAAATGCATCACATTTAACATATGAGAAGTCTATTATTATGGCTACCTATATGTTGTGCGGTTTTGCCAACTTTGCTTCTATCGGAATTCAAATTGGAGGCATTGGTTCACTCGCACCTGGACAACGAAAAACATTGTCAGAGTTTGGAATCAAAGCTTTAATTGGAGGAACCATTGCTTCTTTAATTTCGGCTACCATCGCAGGAATGTTGATTGGCTAA
- a CDS encoding bifunctional nuclease family protein, whose protein sequence is MSLVKLNIKGISYSQTQNGAYALILNEVDGDRKLPIVIGAFEAQSIAIALEKEIKPPRPLTHDLFKNFADRFDVVVKQVIIHKLVDGVFYSSIICERDKIEEIIDARTSDAIALALRFDAPIFTYKTILDKAGIFLKLTSKEEEEEAEKESIVVDELFTDEEEEMDTVESTKDNTLKKLSLQELYNMLDGAVADEDYEKAARLRDEISNREQDKK, encoded by the coding sequence ATGAGTTTAGTAAAACTAAATATAAAGGGAATTTCATACAGTCAAACGCAAAACGGAGCCTACGCGTTAATTTTGAATGAAGTTGATGGAGACCGAAAACTCCCGATTGTAATCGGTGCTTTTGAAGCACAATCCATTGCTATTGCTTTGGAGAAAGAAATCAAACCACCGCGACCACTTACCCACGATCTTTTTAAAAACTTTGCCGATCGCTTTGATGTGGTTGTCAAACAAGTTATTATTCACAAATTGGTAGATGGTGTATTTTACTCAAGCATTATCTGCGAACGTGATAAAATAGAAGAAATTATTGATGCGCGTACTTCCGATGCGATTGCATTGGCACTGCGTTTTGACGCGCCAATTTTTACCTATAAAACTATTTTAGACAAAGCGGGAATCTTCTTAAAATTAACTTCTAAAGAAGAGGAAGAAGAAGCCGAAAAGGAAAGTATTGTCGTAGACGAATTGTTTACCGATGAAGAAGAAGAAATGGATACTGTGGAAAGTACGAAAGATAATACTTTAAAAAAATTATCACTTCAAGAATTATACAACATGTTAGATGGCGCTGTGGCGGATGAAGATTATGAAAAAGCAGCTAGACTTCGTGATGAAATCTCTAACAGAGAGCAAGACAAAAAATAA
- a CDS encoding electron transfer flavoprotein subunit alpha/FixB family protein, whose amino-acid sequence MSVLVYTESDQGKLKKAAFEVASYAKEVANQLGTTVTAVTINADNTAELGNYGVDKILNVSADALKDFNAKAYASTLHQAAAKEDTNVVIISSSADSKTLAPILAVNLNAGYASNVVAAPSSTSPFTVKRTAFTNKAFNMTEINSDVKIIGVSNNAFGLVENEGAAAAEAFSPNLDDSLFGVKVDSVDKVTGKVTIADADVVVSAGRGLKGPENWGMVEELADVLGAATACSKPVSDLGWRPHGEHVGQTGKPVASNLYIAIGISGAIQHLAGINASKVKVVINTDPEAPFFKAADYGVVGDAFEVVPQLIEKLKEFKANNA is encoded by the coding sequence ATGTCAGTTTTAGTATATACAGAATCAGATCAAGGAAAATTAAAAAAGGCAGCCTTTGAAGTAGCATCCTACGCAAAAGAAGTTGCCAACCAATTAGGAACTACCGTAACTGCAGTTACGATCAATGCAGACAATACTGCCGAATTAGGAAACTATGGTGTAGATAAAATATTAAATGTATCTGCGGATGCATTAAAAGATTTTAACGCAAAAGCCTATGCTTCAACCCTACATCAAGCAGCTGCTAAAGAAGATACCAACGTAGTCATCATCAGTTCAAGTGCCGATAGCAAAACGTTGGCGCCAATTTTAGCGGTAAATTTGAATGCAGGATATGCTTCAAACGTAGTGGCTGCTCCAAGTAGCACGAGTCCTTTTACCGTAAAAAGAACTGCTTTTACAAACAAAGCGTTCAATATGACAGAAATTAACTCGGATGTAAAAATCATAGGTGTTTCTAACAATGCCTTTGGGTTGGTTGAAAATGAAGGTGCCGCTGCGGCGGAAGCGTTCTCGCCAAACTTAGACGATTCGTTATTCGGCGTAAAAGTGGATTCCGTAGATAAAGTGACTGGAAAAGTAACGATTGCCGATGCAGATGTTGTTGTTTCTGCTGGTAGAGGATTAAAAGGTCCTGAAAATTGGGGAATGGTAGAAGAGTTAGCAGACGTTTTAGGTGCTGCAACCGCGTGTTCGAAGCCAGTTTCTGACTTAGGATGGAGACCTCACGGAGAGCATGTAGGACAAACAGGAAAGCCCGTAGCTTCTAACTTATACATTGCGATTGGAATCTCTGGAGCCATTCAGCATTTAGCTGGAATCAACGCTTCTAAAGTAAAAGTTGTCATCAATACAGACCCAGAAGCTCCTTTCTTCAAAGCGGCAGATTATGGTGTTGTAGGAGACGCATTTGAAGTAGTTCCACAACTAATCGAAAAATTGAAAGAATTTAAAGCGAATAACGCATAA
- a CDS encoding electron transfer flavoprotein subunit beta/FixA family protein, with protein MKILVCISHVPDTTSKINFTEGDTKFDTNGVQFVINPNDEFGLTRAMWFKEKQGASVDVVNVGGAETEPTLRKALAIGADKAIRVNAAATDGFFVAKQLAAVVKDGGYDLVIAGRESIDYNGGMVPGMLAELTGANFVNTCIGLEIDGTSATAVREIDGGKETSKTSLPLVIGGQKGLVEETDLRIPNMRGIMMARKKPLNVIDPVDAAKETTAVKFEKPAPRGAVKLVDAGNIDELINLLHNEAKVI; from the coding sequence ATGAAAATATTAGTATGTATTAGTCATGTTCCTGACACTACTTCAAAGATCAATTTTACCGAAGGAGATACTAAATTTGATACCAATGGTGTACAGTTTGTAATTAACCCAAATGACGAATTTGGATTGACACGTGCCATGTGGTTTAAAGAAAAGCAAGGCGCATCTGTAGATGTTGTAAATGTTGGAGGTGCTGAAACCGAACCTACATTGCGTAAAGCATTGGCGATTGGAGCAGATAAAGCGATTCGTGTAAATGCAGCAGCAACTGACGGATTTTTTGTAGCTAAACAATTAGCTGCTGTGGTAAAAGATGGTGGATATGATTTAGTAATCGCCGGAAGAGAATCTATTGATTATAACGGTGGAATGGTTCCTGGCATGTTAGCTGAATTAACAGGTGCCAATTTTGTAAATACATGTATTGGTTTAGAAATAGATGGAACTTCTGCAACAGCAGTACGCGAAATTGATGGTGGAAAAGAAACTTCAAAAACATCTTTACCACTAGTTATTGGAGGACAAAAAGGATTGGTAGAAGAAACAGATCTTCGCATTCCAAATATGAGAGGAATTATGATGGCACGTAAAAAACCATTAAATGTAATTGATCCTGTAGATGCAGCCAAAGAAACAACCGCTGTAAAATTTGAAAAACCTGCACCAAGAGGAGCTGTAAAGTTGGTAGATGCAGGAAACATTGACGAATTGATCAACTTGTTACACAACGAAGCAAAGGTGATTTAA
- a CDS encoding pyruvate dehydrogenase complex E1 component subunit beta has product MKTIQFREAVAEAMSEEMRADETIYLMGEEVAEYNGAYKASKGMLDEFGADRVIDTPIAELGFAGIGVGSAMNGNRPIIEFMTFNFALVGIDQIINNAAKMRQMSGGQLNIPIVFRGPTASAGQLAATHSQAFESWFANCPGLKVVVPSNVYDAKGLLKTAIRDNDPVIFMESEQMYGDKGEVPEGEYTIPLGVADIKREGTDVTIVSFGKIIKEAYKAADELAEEGISCEIIDLRTVRPMDHDAILTSVKKTNRLVILEEAWPFGNVATEIVYQVQAQAFDYLDAPIQKINTADTPAPYSPVLLEEWLPNKNDVIKAVKKVMYK; this is encoded by the coding sequence ATGAAAACAATACAGTTTAGAGAAGCGGTAGCTGAAGCCATGAGCGAAGAAATGCGCGCAGACGAAACCATTTATTTAATGGGAGAAGAAGTTGCCGAATATAATGGAGCCTACAAAGCTTCTAAAGGCATGTTGGACGAGTTTGGAGCAGACCGTGTAATTGATACGCCTATTGCAGAACTTGGTTTTGCAGGGATCGGAGTTGGTTCTGCCATGAACGGAAACCGACCAATTATTGAGTTTATGACCTTCAATTTTGCTTTAGTAGGAATTGATCAAATCATAAATAATGCTGCGAAAATGCGTCAAATGTCAGGTGGACAGCTAAATATACCAATCGTTTTTCGTGGCCCAACAGCTTCAGCAGGACAATTAGCCGCCACACATTCACAAGCTTTTGAAAGCTGGTTTGCCAATTGCCCAGGTTTAAAAGTAGTCGTTCCTTCTAATGTATATGATGCAAAAGGATTGTTAAAAACGGCGATCCGAGATAATGATCCTGTCATTTTTATGGAATCTGAACAAATGTATGGTGATAAAGGAGAAGTTCCAGAAGGGGAATACACAATTCCATTAGGAGTTGCAGATATTAAGCGAGAAGGAACAGATGTAACCATTGTTTCTTTTGGAAAAATCATCAAAGAAGCATACAAAGCTGCAGATGAGTTAGCCGAAGAAGGAATTTCTTGTGAAATTATTGACTTACGTACCGTGCGTCCAATGGATCACGATGCTATTTTGACTTCTGTAAAGAAAACGAATAGATTGGTGATTTTAGAAGAAGCATGGCCATTTGGAAATGTAGCTACAGAAATTGTATATCAAGTACAAGCACAAGCATTTGATTACTTAGATGCGCCAATTCAAAAAATAAATACAGCCGATACGCCAGCACCTTATTCTCCCGTATTATTGGAAGAATGGTTGCCAAATAAAAATGACGTAATTAAAGCTGTAAAAAAAGTTATGTATAAATAA
- a CDS encoding DUF5686 and carboxypeptidase-like regulatory domain-containing protein encodes MRTTLFCFLAILLCYTGFSQTKVSGVIKDSSGEPVPFANVVFKNSIEGTISNENGRFYLESDKTYKVVVFSFVGYATKEVTLTKKVNYKMEITLEEGEKLKAVVIVSGKQPKKNNPAIDILRKIWKRKRFNGIRQFKQYAYDKYEKVEFDLNTIDSAMMKSRLFRGMEFIFKEIDTSSITGKTYLPIFINEAVSKVYGDNVRNKEKEDLIGNKNSGFSSNETITSFVKDLYNDYDIYDNYLKFFDKSFTSPLSRTGINTYNYVLADTAYIDNKLCYNIIYYPRRKNELTFKGDFWVNDSTFAIKKINLQASKSANINWVKEIYIEQEFDVLNDSVFLLKRDYMLSDFALNKKEKSKGVYGKRTTLYDNYVFDEEKSSDFYSQEINPFNQEIYERNDEFWAENRMEKLNKDEQGVYKMLDTLKTVPKFKRLYNLASILASGYVEFDKYNLDYGPIFSTFGFNDVEGIRLRAGGRTYFGPNDKWRIEGYGAYGFGDNRFKYGISGKWLLSPKNRLIVSAGNRRDVEQTGVSLTVNDNVLGRSFASSALFASGNSDRLTDINLSTLAVQMEPWKNITLRLGSSYKTMRSASPTTFSLSYLDPQAPNGINDRLVQSEINFSIDMTPGRKTIRHGVERKIVNDDFPRIYLNFSRGVEGLFNSDFNYSRVQLFYRQPFQIGGFGRTYTTFEAGKTFGTVPLSLLNVVPGNQAYFSIHNTFSQLNFYEFVTDTYTSLHIEHNFNGRIFSRIPFLRKLNLREIVGIRGVWGSISDENVAMNVPAFESLPFRNITPERIAPNNQIYWEYSLGIGNIFKVFRIDFNFRGNYKNNIDARQFGVTGAFGFHF; translated from the coding sequence TTGAGGACTACACTATTTTGTTTTTTAGCCATTTTACTCTGTTATACAGGTTTTTCCCAGACAAAAGTAAGCGGAGTAATTAAAGATTCATCAGGAGAACCTGTACCTTTTGCCAATGTGGTATTTAAAAATTCTATTGAAGGAACGATCAGTAATGAAAATGGTCGATTTTACCTTGAATCAGATAAAACATATAAAGTAGTCGTCTTTTCTTTTGTTGGATATGCCACGAAAGAAGTCACATTGACCAAAAAAGTCAATTATAAAATGGAAATCACCTTGGAAGAAGGTGAAAAACTCAAAGCTGTCGTCATTGTTTCGGGAAAACAACCCAAAAAGAACAATCCCGCAATTGACATTCTCCGTAAAATATGGAAGCGAAAACGTTTCAACGGTATTCGACAATTCAAACAATATGCATACGATAAGTATGAAAAAGTTGAGTTTGACTTGAATACAATTGACAGCGCCATGATGAAAAGCAGGCTGTTTCGTGGTATGGAATTCATCTTTAAAGAAATAGATACTTCCAGCATTACAGGGAAAACCTATTTGCCAATTTTTATCAACGAAGCGGTTTCAAAAGTGTATGGTGATAATGTTAGAAACAAAGAAAAAGAAGACCTAATCGGGAATAAAAACTCTGGTTTTAGTAGTAACGAAACCATTACTTCTTTTGTTAAAGATTTATACAACGATTATGATATTTACGATAATTACCTAAAGTTTTTTGACAAGAGTTTTACCAGTCCATTATCGCGTACAGGAATCAACACGTATAACTATGTCTTGGCAGATACGGCGTACATTGACAACAAATTGTGTTACAATATTATTTACTATCCGAGACGAAAAAATGAACTCACTTTTAAAGGTGATTTTTGGGTGAATGATTCCACATTTGCCATCAAAAAAATCAATTTGCAAGCTAGTAAAAGTGCCAATATCAACTGGGTAAAAGAAATATATATAGAACAGGAATTTGACGTGTTAAACGATTCTGTTTTCTTACTAAAACGCGATTATATGTTGTCTGATTTTGCGTTGAACAAAAAAGAAAAATCGAAAGGTGTCTACGGAAAACGAACCACTTTGTATGACAATTATGTATTTGATGAAGAAAAATCTTCTGATTTTTACAGCCAAGAGATCAATCCGTTTAATCAAGAAATTTACGAACGCAATGACGAGTTTTGGGCAGAAAACCGAATGGAAAAACTGAACAAAGACGAACAAGGTGTGTATAAAATGTTGGACACGCTCAAAACGGTGCCTAAGTTCAAACGTTTGTACAATTTGGCGTCTATTTTAGCGTCTGGTTATGTAGAATTTGACAAATATAATTTGGATTACGGACCTATTTTCTCCACGTTCGGATTCAACGATGTGGAAGGCATCAGACTTCGCGCAGGTGGACGAACGTATTTCGGACCAAACGACAAATGGCGTATTGAAGGTTATGGCGCGTATGGATTTGGTGACAATCGATTCAAATATGGAATCTCTGGAAAATGGTTACTCAGTCCTAAAAACAGATTGATTGTCTCCGCAGGAAATCGACGCGATGTGGAGCAAACAGGTGTAAGTCTAACCGTAAATGACAATGTCTTGGGAAGAAGTTTTGCATCGTCCGCATTATTTGCTTCTGGAAACAGCGATCGTTTAACAGACATCAATTTATCTACTTTGGCGGTGCAAATGGAACCTTGGAAAAATATTACCTTGCGTTTAGGAAGTTCCTACAAAACCATGCGATCTGCGTCGCCGACTACGTTTAGTTTGTCGTATCTCGATCCGCAAGCTCCGAATGGAATCAACGATCGTTTGGTGCAATCGGAAATTAATTTTTCAATAGATATGACACCCGGAAGAAAAACCATTCGTCATGGTGTGGAACGCAAAATTGTCAACGATGATTTTCCACGAATCTATCTTAATTTCAGTCGCGGTGTAGAAGGATTATTCAACAGTGATTTCAACTATTCTCGTGTACAATTATTTTACAGACAGCCTTTCCAAATTGGAGGTTTCGGACGAACATACACAACCTTTGAAGCTGGAAAAACATTTGGAACGGTTCCGTTAAGTTTATTAAATGTCGTGCCAGGAAATCAAGCATATTTCTCCATTCACAACACGTTTTCACAATTAAATTTTTATGAATTTGTGACAGATACGTACACTTCTTTGCACATAGAACACAATTTTAACGGACGTATTTTTTCGAGAATTCCGTTTTTACGAAAGTTGAATTTACGTGAAATAGTAGGAATTCGCGGAGTTTGGGGAAGCATTTCAGATGAAAACGTTGCCATGAACGTTCCTGCATTTGAAAGTTTGCCATTTAGAAACATCACGCCAGAGCGAATTGCACCCAACAATCAAATATACTGGGAATATTCACTCGGAATTGGAAACATCTTTAAAGTCTTTCGAATCGACTTCAACTTCCGAGGAAACTACAAAAATAATATTGACGCTCGCCAATTTGGTGTCACAGGCGCGTTTGGATTTCATTTCTAA
- a CDS encoding inorganic diphosphatase yields MTAKEKVTFDALIEIPKGSRNKYEYDFDLKKIRFDRMLFSSMMYPGDYGFIPETLALDGDPLDVLVLGTEPTFPMCVMEIKPIGVFHMADEKGPDEKIVCVPVSDPIWNSYEDIQDLNPHRIKEITHFFQVYKDLEKKKVDVGGWGNADEAYEIVDKCIERYEASEHKKNGDFTI; encoded by the coding sequence ATGACAGCGAAAGAAAAAGTAACCTTCGATGCACTGATTGAAATTCCAAAAGGAAGTAGAAATAAATATGAGTACGATTTTGATCTAAAAAAAATACGTTTTGACAGAATGTTATTTTCTTCCATGATGTATCCTGGCGATTATGGTTTTATTCCAGAAACACTAGCTTTAGATGGCGACCCATTAGATGTATTAGTGTTAGGAACCGAGCCTACATTTCCAATGTGTGTTATGGAAATTAAACCAATTGGCGTATTCCACATGGCAGACGAAAAAGGACCCGATGAAAAAATTGTATGTGTGCCTGTAAGTGATCCAATTTGGAATAGTTATGAAGACATTCAAGATTTGAATCCACACCGAATCAAAGAAATAACACACTTTTTTCAAGTATACAAAGATTTAGAAAAGAAAAAAGTTGATGTTGGTGGCTGGGGAAATGCTGATGAAGCCTACGAAATTGTAGATAAATGCATTGAACGTTATGAAGCCAGCGAACACAAAAAAAACGGCGACTTTACGATATAA